TTCGAAACCCTTACCGCATGCTGCTAAATACTTATCTGGTATACGTCCACCGACAATAGCAGTTTCGAATATGTTTCCCTTAGTAATATCTTCCACCGGCGATAAAGTACCGATAACTCTACCATATTGACCAGCGCCACCAGATTGTTTCTTGTGGGTGTAGTCAAAATCTGCCGGTATAGTGATGGACTCTCTATAAGAGACTTGTGGTTTACCAGTGACACAATCTGCATTATATTCACGTCTCATTCTTTCAACGTAAATTTCCAGGTGCAGTTCACCCATACCAGAAAtgattgtttctttagaCTCAGGATCGAACTTAACTCTAAATGTAGGatcttccttttgaaatctGTTCAaagcctttgaaaaatttgatgcgtcttttgaatttggcGTAATCGACAATGAGACAACGGCGTCAGGGACATACATTGATGACATAGAGTATTGGACACTGCCGTCAGTGAATGTGTCACCAGAAGCACAGTCAATACCAAAAGTAGCACAAATTTCACCTGAACCaacttcatcaacatcCTCCATTTCGTTGGAATGCATTCTGACCAATCTCGCTACTTTGACTTTCTTACCAGTTTTCACATTTGTGATATAATTACCCTTTTTTAAACGCCCTTGATAGACACGAAAATAAGTTAGTTGACCATATTTaccttcttccaatttaAATGCCAATGCAACGAATGGCTGCTGCGCCGCAGGAACCAAATTCACTTTGGCTTCATTATCGTTTAAGTCCAGCGCTGTATTCAATACTTCAGACGGATTAGGCAAATAATCCACAATAGCATCTAGAACAAACTGAATGCCGGTATTTGCCAAGGCAGACCCCATCAAAACTGGTGTAAAAGACCTGGCAATTGTCGCTCTACGAATAGCATCTTTAATCTGTTGCACAGTGGGttccatttcttccaaaaacaTTTCAGCCATCTCGTCATCCACATCAGCCAGAGTTTCAATCAGTAGttgtcttttttcctcCATTAATGGTTTCAACTCTTCAGGGACTGGTCCCTTTTCTACGATCTCACCATTATCACCCTTATTGTAAAGAGCTTCTTTATTAATTAAATCAACGACACCAGATAAGGTTGATTCAGATCCGATGGGGATTTGTACAGCAGCCGCTGGAATCCTTAGTTTCGAATTAAGTTGCTCAATGGCACGGAAGGGATCCGAACCCATACGATCcattttattgatgaaaGTTACTCTAGGAACATTGTATCTACGCATTTGACGATCGACAGTCACGGTCTGGGACTGAACACCTGAAACAGCGcaaacaacaagaacagCACCATCCAGTACTCTTAACGCACGTTCTACCTCGATAGTAAAGTCAATATGGCCCGGAGTATCGATCAAATTGAAATGGTAGTTTTTACCCTCTTTATCCCAAGAGCAGTAGGTGGCAGCAGATTGTATGGTGATCCCCTTCTCCCTCTCAAGGTCCATGGAATCCATCTTAGCCCCAACATTATCTCTACCACGAACTTCATGAATGGCCTTGATTCTTTTTGTATAGTACAAAACACGTTCAGTAAAAGTAGTCTTCCCGGAATCGATATGAGCAGATATACCTATATTACGCAGTTTCTTACATCGTTCAATATCGGTAACTGTCAGCTGCTGTTGTATTTCATCCACCAAAGCTTTCTCTTCCTCATATGTAGAACGGGCTAGTGAGCTCACATGGAAAGACCTCCTTGAAACACCTGAATACAACTTCGAAttggcaaaaaaaggaatgGTGCCTCGAAAAGTCGTTCGAGGTACCCACATCATTGTCTGAACACTCATTTCAGCGCAATATCGGTATGCTTCTCAGCTTTTCTAGTTCAATCTTCCTTATtaaatcttcattttgattGAATATCTCCCCACCTTGGAAATTTCGGCtacttttgaaatatcctcaaaactgaaaaataagatCAACATGAATAAAAGGCCTACAGAGTGCAGACAATTATTCTCCCCTTTCCTCTGGACCTTCAATGACGGTCTTGACGTTGTCCAGCGGATGTATTCACTCTCATTGAACACTTCGATAGCGTCTTCAGGTATTGATAGTGATGTGTAATCAATATCGTGAGCGAGGGCCCCACACCAGAGACTAAATTGGTAGGGTCACTATAGTCTCTCTCGCAGTATCTGAAAGAGATCATTGATACCAAGAACCGGATCACCTTTTTCCCATGCCAACTTGAACGAACATCTCACCTTCCTTGCAAACTTCGATGCCCGTTCTAACGCAAGGCTGAGCACCGGaaagttcaaaaacaaTACTGCACCTTCCTTGCTAATGGCTCTCCTAATAGCACCATCTGCAGTAACTTCTGAACACACGTGGTCAATTAATGTGGAGCTGCCAAAGTGCTCGACTCCTTGCAGATTAGTTTTTGACAGGTCCACCAGACCACTTCTGTGGCCCCAAATTCACTGGCGTACTTTTCTAGTCAGCAAAGCCACGGAATCCAGTTCCGAATACGACGCAATGACTGCCAGATATTGTCTTAGCCGTCTTACTGGCGTTTACTACCACCGACAATGGCTCCACTAACGCTCTTTTCCCGAAGATTACTTCATCAGATAGCTTGTAGAACAAATCCTTCACAGCCGTGTAACACTTTGTCAGGATGCCACCAAGGGGGTAAAGCCGCAGCAAACCAGCAAACTTCGAATCAGGATCCAAAATGCCcgctttctttcaattctggcaaaaaatttgtcaGGTAACAAGGTTTCAGTACCACTCTCTCCCCTCCCAAGTATCTTGACATGATGGCATGTAAAGGCAGCTATTCCGCGCAAGCACAGTCAGTAATTTCACGACGAAATGAGATATTATTCCGTGCGTGTAGTGATGGATACCTGAACCATACATTCTTGTAGCCCCAATCTGGATAATCGTCCGGTTAGGGACTGAAATATTTGAGATATTAACATCAGTTAGGACGATTTTTTCCAGGTCGCTCTGGTGAATAATAGCTTCTTACGTAGTTTACTCGGTCATGCTTGGATGCGTCCATCATCCCTGAGATAGTGTGAATATGTCTTTTCAGTGTGTATGGAtatatttatgtatatatttatacaaTTTTCAATCTGTTTCGAATTAATTTAGGAGAGGGATTGCGATCTCCTGGGGGATGATACGCCGGAGAACCTATTTAATAGTTCTAAGATGAGCTGGAATTCGAGTCAACTTTGAGGATGTTATGGATTTCCATTAGGATAGACTCTATCTCGCTGGGATCACAGGCAACACCATTGCCCAAACGAATAGCATGCGATCCAAGGACAGGTTTGGCACTTTCTGCGGATCCTAATCGCTTAGTATCCAGCATAAACACCTGATTTCTGACTTGATGCATCATTGGATAAGCGGGGGATTTCGTGGTGATGTGTGCCACGTCTGCAAAATGAATGTGGAATTGAATTTTGTCACGGCCATTATGCAAAACGGTTTTCAATTCTATGCATATTGTGATCTTAGTACCTGCCTGAGGGTTATAATAAACTATTTGATACTCGTTTAGATTATGCAGTCCAATGTTCACCAATGTAGAGTACTGACTTCCACCGGGATGGTATTTACCTCCCCTTTCATTGAGAATCACTTTCAGAGATTTGAACAAGGATGACGTGAATTGTAGGTAGCTAAAGATAAAATGATAATCCATCTTCGAATTGTCTAAGAAAGGTTGAATTATATGTTGTGGATTCGAAGGTGACAGTTGAACAGTCAAACTTTTGATAGAATCGTCGTTTGTaagtatttttattgtacaGTCCttatcatcttcgtcattGTTGGAAAGATACTTGAAGGAAATTTCGTTGGGCTGTAATGCGATTATTTTAAAGTTTTCGGACTCAAAATTCTTGTGCAATCTTTCCACAACATCTGTCAATACAACTAATTGCATCAATTTTTGCCTGAATTTGGTTAGATATTGCACTATTATACCTAGGTTTGTGAAATTCTCCTCCAGATAAAAGGCTAAAGGCTCTTGTTGCACAAAATGAATGTATAATTTATCGATTTGGCACTGAATCATCATTgtatttcttttgaatttggcaTATAATCGTATTTGAGAGTTAGAATAGTCTATCCTTAAAAACATGGAACTTTCCAGTATGGAGTTCAATGCCTTGGAACCTTCCAAAAATGATTCTAATTCTAAAGTTATGATTGATATATTATCATTAGTGTTACCTCCTTGAATGATATACTGAGGTAGTTTTTGTTCATTAATCATTTCAGAGGAATAAATCTTATTATGGATCTTTAATTGGTTCAAAGAATCGATCAGCATATGGTTTATGATTCTATTCAAAATAGATTTTTGCaatatcattattttttgatatgtTATTGACTCCAACTTGACAGTTATTACATTAGAATTGTCCaaataattcaaattcCATTTCCCACGCTGTGAGACTATTTTaccaattcttttttccactatACATGATGTTTTAGAGGATGTTATCGACAGAATCAAATACCAGTTAAGAGGCCAGTGTGGTAGTCTAATAAATAGGTCCCTTTGTAATAATAGGGAAAAATCGCCATTACTATTGTTGTTATCCACAACATCGTCATTACTCTCCTTCTTCACAATTTTGTCACTGTTGATTTTCACTTGAGTCCCAATTGGTTTATTGATCTTAATGATTTTGCTACATGACCATCCTGTGTTTTCAAACATAGTAGTTAACACGTGGGTAATCTTGTCTAACTTCAGTTGTTGTAATATTCTTGCCAACTCCTCTGGGCTCTCGGCCCTATTAATCTTAGATGCGTAACTCAATAATAGTGGAGTTGGATTTCGGAAGTAAAACTGACCACTCAATAAATCAATCTTTAATTGAATAGGTGCCATGGAAACGCATGTTGTGGGAAGTTGAAATAACAAAACATCGGGattttcttcgtcttcttgaaatataCCTCTTGCCAGAAGCTCTGATCTAATAATCCTTGCATGATTGAACATGATCTCGTCTAAAATCCCTTCGATATTTGATAcaatattattataaatTACAGGCATGTTTTTAGCCCTCAATGCACTCCGATTGTcccatttcaaaatgagaCTTTCCGTCGTTTTCTGGATACCAATGGTAATTTTACCTTTACTGTCCATCTTACCGTTGAGCCAATATCTGACTGTGattatactttttttaGAGTCATAGTTATGAATCAAATTacttttggaaaatttgccGCCACTCGCCAGTTTTAAAAATTCTCGATGAACCATGTATAACTGTAATGTCAACACGTATTTATGCAAGAAGTTGTATAGGGATGACAATGGATCattacttttcaaaagaatttcaTTGATCAGTTTCTCCAGTCTTGGTTTATTTAAAGGTAAGCTGTTGCCGTTGGAAACAGAGCGCTCATCGTTGCTGCCGCTGTTACCGCAGGGGGAATTAGCCTCCGTTGCCGTTGAAACGCTTTGCTCAGCCTCTGTGTTGAACAACAATTTCAAGTCCACGAAAAAGAGAGGGGACTGTCTATTAACAGTGGATAACTGGATCTCGAACTCATTGGTGACAACAAAGTAGATTCTACCGTTTTTAATATGATAGCTGTTCAACGGTTTAGGAATGCTCATCAATGCAATTTTAATCGAAACagtcaaattcaaatcttttAATCTCTGTAGAATCAATCCTAGGGGGACCCTAGCCATACCATCCATCATATCCATGGAGTCACTGCCACCGCTTAACTTGAAGTTGTGCGTAGGTAAATTAGGTCTTCCAAGACTCAAGACCTCCAAAGCGGTGACCAAATCCACATTGGGCAACTTAGCATTGGTCATGGAATTGAGACTACTTTTCAAAGCCCAGATACAACTGTTGACGTTCATGTTGGTCAATCTAAACCAGTTCAACAGGTCAATTAGTACATGaaaattgttttgttttataGTGCGGGTCCATTTAACAAGCACGTAaagcttcaaaaattgtgtCCTTAAGAATATGATCAGTTGTAAAAAgcgtattttctttgcgGAGTTGGGCTCGTTCATCTGAGTGTGCACGTTAGTCTTCATGTATTGAGCGAGCTCCTTCATGGTATATACCGTCAAGTTCCTTATTACCAACGCCAGACTGACCTGGTTAATCTCAACATGTGGCAATGTTGGCTGAGACGTACTTGTTGTAGCCGTTGCCCTTGAGTTCGTCGGTACCACTTCCAAGGACTCTTTTTGCGTAGCTGTCATCTCTGGAACGGTCGCTGAGGGACTATGTAGTTGAGTGTTCCTGACGGGAACCTGTTGGTCTTGTCCATTCTGCTCGGAGCGGTTCTTCAGCCCGTGCATCTCGTTAGAAAGTCTCTCCTCATTAGCCAGCATCTGTGGGGAACCTATCGTCGTAGTCATTGCCCAGCTGAGAAAACCCTATACTTTCCTGCCAGTTTTTAGCTCTCTTTTTGATGAACTTTACAACAAGCATATACAatataattgaaaaattaaccATTTTTACTTGAAGCGGCGGCCGTGCGATGGGACAATCGTTTAGTTAACAGTAAACGGAACAAATtaatcaaatttagtggcATCAAGAGGCCGTTAAACGCAGTAAAGAGAGGGTGGTGTGCAGAATTGCAGGATGTGGGGGGACAATATGCGCGAACTTGGTGGGACCATGGACAGTGAATTGAATGCAGTAAGGCCGGTGGTCGAGGAGGATGGTGTGGATGATGGGAGGAGAATAATAATTAAGGGTAAAGGCTGCCAAAAGCCCTCTAATGAGCATATGTTGATTTCGCCTGGTAGAGACGGCTCAGTGCCATTAAATGGGTTGAAATCTTCGCCGGCAGATCCACATCTGTCGGACGTGAATTCCATTTTGGAAAACCATCGCGGTGGTGACGAGACAGCGTTGACGTCTGtaaataatatcatcatGGCGACGTCGGCGAATAGTGACAGCGATGGTGCTAACAGTGATACCAAGAGGCCGTCTATCTCAAACTCTTCTTCGAGGTCGTCATTTTTGGACACTGTTTTGAGCACGTTCTCCTTAAAGTCAAATTCACAGGATACAGTTACGAATGAAGCAAAAGATATAGACGTTCTGTTTGCACCTGAGATGGCCAATGAAAAGTTCCGTCAAATGTTTAAATCGCTTCCTTCGAAAACAAAGCTCATTGCAGACTACTTCTGCTATTTCCACAGAGAATTCCCCTATCAGGGCAGGATTTACCTTTCCAATACACATTTATGCTTCAATTCGACCGTATTGAATTGGATGGCAAAGTTACAAATTCCCCTGAGTGAAATCAAGTATTTGGACAAGGTAGCCACAAACTCAGGCGCTATTTCAGTTGAGACTCTGACGAACAAGTACACCTTTTCTGGCTTCATGTCTCGAGATAAGGTTTTCCAATTGATCACGCGGATTTGGTCGAAGGAAAACTTGACGAACATCAATGACGTTATGGAGGTGGATGAGAGGATCTCCAAGACAAAGGGCATGTCGCCGGCCCCTTCCTCCATATTCAATAATGTTTCCACAAATGCATACAACGATTTCATATCGACAACGACGACTGAACCAACAAGTAGAGCGTCATATATGAGTGAGAATGACATGCTCATCGAAGAAGCCATAAGGTCCGTGGATGACTATATGGGTACCCCGAGAGCATCACCGTCTCCTTCATCGACGTCGTTGTCGTCTTCGTTGTCGTCGTCATCGTTAGGTTCTTCAACGACCTATTATTGCAGACCCGTATATAGGTTGAAGCCAAATGCGCCGTTTCGATACGATGGGCCCTCCCATGTAAAGGAAACAATGGATTTCCCTTATAAACCTGAGGCAAACAATGAATATGTACTAGCGGAGCGTCACTTCAATGTTCCACCGGGCCTACTTTTCATCATGATGTTCAATGAGGATAACCCTGTTTTCGAATTGAGCTTCTTGAAAGGCCAAGATTCATCGAACGTCTCACACGTCGGAACGTTTGAGAAGGTCAATAAGGATGGACAGCACTACAGAGAATTTCAGTACACCAAACAATTGCACTTCCCCGTCGGGCCCAAGTCCACGAACTGCCAAGTGATGGAGATTCTTTTACATTGCGACTGGGAAAGGTACATAAACGTCCTGAGTATAACAAGGACCCCGAATGTTCCCAGCGGTACCAGCTTCAGCACCAGAACGAGATATATGTTTCGGTGGGACGATCAGGGACAAGGTTGCATATTGAAGATAAGTTTTTGGGTGGACTGGAATGCATCCAGTTGGATTAAACCGATGGTAGAGAGCAATTGTAAAAACGGGCAGATCACCGCTACTAAGGATCTGGTAAAGTTGATTGATGACTTCGTGGACAAGCATGTGGAGTTGAGTAAAGAAAGGGCGGATGCCCTCAAGGCATTGCCGAGTGTCGCATCCTTTGGATCACCTAGAAAAGTGGTGGCAGCCGAGCTGGCGGTGACGCAGCCGGAGACAAAACCTGAAGCTGAGGTGGAGGTCTCGCAAACGGGCGGCAACAGGTGGAGGTTCAACTGGGTGAACATAGTGATACTAGTGCTATTAACACTGAACCTACTGTACCTGATGAAgttgaacaagaagatgGATAGGGTGACGACACTGATTACCCATAGGGATGAAGTAGTGGCGCATGCGACGCTGCTGGATATACCCGCCAAGGTGCAGTGGTCAAGGCCAAGAAACGAGGCGGGGGTGCTGTAACAAAGTAATCATGTATATTGTATGTAGGGTTATGTATGTTTGTATGGTACGAGAAAAATGATGCTATGTGGAGAACGTCAGGCGTGGCAGTTCCGGATAATTCAGTCTGTAAGCTTCATCGCGGGAGGTATcctgattttgattttgcgGGCTGGTTGTGGTGTTTAGTTgtgaatttgaaattttctggaaaaaagagattGACTGGTTGAAGCTATATTCGTCGAAGGACTTCTTCGGCAGTGACTGTTGTTGCGGCTGCACGGAAGTTGTGGTTGGTTTAGCTATGTTATTGGCCAGCGAAGTCTGCAGTTTACTGTACTGCGAGTCGAGCTGCCTCCGCAGGCTTTCGATAATTTTGCAAACTGCGGGCACTTCCAATTTTATGAGTTGCAGATATTCCCTTTTATAGATAGACGACGAGGACGAGGACGAGGACGGATCCACGGACGACAGTTCGGGGTGCATAGACAGCTTATTAGTCAACAAATCCACATATctaaaataataaataaacgCCAGCGATAAATCGCTGGCCTGGAACGCACACTGTGCCTTTTCCAAGATGCCGATGCATGTTTTCAAATAGATCCTCAAAGGTATGGACGGATTGAAGCGGTAATCCTTGGCGTCCTGGACCAACAGCGTACTAGACTTCATGACCTACCGGGGCCAGACAGAGGGTGCAGAAGGAgcgggaaaaaaataaataatgattGGCGAGAAGCGGCAATAACCTGTGCTGGCACGTCGTCGATTGTAGCAAGTGTTTCTGagtaatattaatattatctATCTAACCATTGATTTACGTATAAAGTTGTCGATGCTCATCGCATTGTGggaatgaaaaatgaaaattttttgctgcgtaatttttttttttttcactgcGTTCCGCGCAATGAGCGATTCGAGTTGATCGAGTGTGTGTATATTATAAAAAAGTGTATATGCCTATTTTTGTTatggtttttttattgttgaGCAGTCGTAGTAGTGGCGGATTCGGCTTCTGTGGCTTCTGTGGCAGGTGTGGCAGCCCACGGAAGCGTAGGTTCTGTCGTGGCGACGTTTGCCAAGGTAGTGTCCATATGTTCTTTCAGCAAGGACTCATtggtttccttttctggGCCCACCGATTGTGCGATTTCTTGTACGCGGTCCAAGAACTTGTTCAAGTTGTAGCCCGCAGCTGCATCAGAGACCTCTTGTGTGTACGGGACGCCCTTCAGTTCTTTGACCCTTCTCTTGTGCACCTTCCCCTTCAAGTGCGTTTTCAAAGCTATGGCGGTCTCCATGTATTTGGCACAGTGTATACAGTAGTGCTGACCCAGGCCGGCCTTGGTTTCGTCCAAAGGCTGGTTTAGAAGCTTCTGTACTGACTCCTTGGTTGCCAGGTCATTATAGATCAGGTCCAGGTCTcgtgttcttcttttggtcTTGTATCTCTTAACCGAATATCTACCCATGATGTGCTCTTGTTTGTTCTTACTCGTGCGGTGGCCAACTGTTCTCTGTCCACTTCATTTCACCTCATCTCATATACTATCTACCATATATAATCGCAAATTAAATTTGCTTTTGGCCCCTGCcgcaaggaaaaaaaagaaaattttttttttttcacaggatagaggaaaaagaaacaagagaaaacaGCTTGCGTTTCCGAAGACTGTTGTTTTTACATCCGTGCACCCCCAGGATCCGTACATATTTCAATGGATCTCTTTTTcgttttagtttttttttgcttttctggTCAACTTGGATCGTCCCAATTGATGCTGACTAAGGAAACTTTTCACTTGAGGCTTGATTGTGGGTTTCTCTAGAGAATAgtttataaaaagaagaagtcgATTAGGAGCATACAAGATCTATCTATCCCGTTTACTTTACACATAGGGTTTAGGAAAGCATATCAAATAACTAATTCAAGATGGCTAGAAGACCAGCTAGATGTTACAGataccaaaaaaacaagCCTTACCCAAAGTCTAGATACAACAGAGCTGTTCCAGACTCCAAGATCAGAATTTACGATTTGGGTAAGAAGAAGGCCACTGTCGATGAATTCCCATTGTGTGTCCATTTGGTCTCCAACGAATTGGAACAATTGTCTTCTGAAGCTTTGGAAGCCGCCCGTATCTGTGCTAACAAGTACATGACCACCATTTCTGGTAGAGATGCTTTCCACTTGAGAGTCAGAGTCCATCCTTTCCACGTCTTGAGAATCAACAAAATGTTGTCTTGTGCCGGTGCGGATAGATTGCAACAAGGTATGAGAGGTGCTTGGGGTAAGCCCCACGGTTTGGCCGCTCGTGTCGACATTGGTCAAATCATCTTCTCCGTCAGAACCAAGGACAACAACAAGGACGTTGTTGTTGAAGGTTTGAGAAGAGCCAGATACAAGTTCCCAGGTCAACAAAAGATCATCATGTCTAAGAAGTGGGGTTTCACCAACTTGGACAGACCAGAAtacttgaagaagagagaTGCTGGTGAAGTCAAGGACGACGGTGCTTTCGTTAAGTTCTTGTCCAAGAAGGGTTCTTTGGAACACAACGTCAGAGAATTCCCAGAGTACTTTGCTTCCAAGGCttagtttcttcttcagaatCTGAACTagcttaaaaaaaaaaaaaaaaaacttttttttattttaacCAGTAAATATATCTATACATGATTGTAATACGTATAATTATATGCTTTTTTAAAGATTAAAGTGTTGGGTAACAAATGCAGGATTGCTTGGTTTTCGTGCGCAACCAGAAAAAAGGAACCTGTTTGGCACTACCACGGTGTATTATCAAGAAGAGGGGGAGGAGGCCAAAAAGGCAGTAATCGCAAGAGGGAACGTGCATCGGCAATGTCATTTAAGCTACTGGTAAGGACTCAGCAACGTTTCCCCCGTCGCAACTGGTTTGTGCGTACCAGGCAGTACGCCAAACAGCCCCAATACGATGAGGCAGACTTGTTTGCAGAAAACATAAATCACGGTGCATATAAGGCCAAGAAAAGATCCTGTGACGAGCAATTCCAATGGCCTGAGAAGTCTCCAGATCAAATCTCAAGGGAGGCTGAACGCCAATGGGAAAGAATGGCGAAATTGTCTGCTGTTGGGCAGGGGATGCTCATCCTTCTGGTCGTGGGTGGACTGGGGACCGCCTACTTGCGCTGGCCAGAACTGAAATCCTGGTGGTTGATCAAGATGAATGGCGGTCGCATAAACGCAACACAGGAGCAAAACGGTCAAGATTCGTTGGACAAGCTGGTTAAGAAAAAGGCGAAGGATTTGCTAAGGGAAATTCCGCAGGTGCCTTCCTTTCAACCTGGAGTGGGCCATCCTGGTGTGTACATATGGGGCAGGTGCCATTCCAGAGATTCCTTATTCCCCGTTAGAGTACCCAATCTGGATAATCGTAAGTTTAGAGACATCCTGCTGGCTCCCTCGAATGATTTCAACACAAATTTCGCACTTGACGAGAAGGGTGACCTGGTAGCATGGGATGATTTGGGTCAAACGAAGACGTTGTTGCCAGGCCAAGGCCTGACTTCGATGAAGTACTCCAACAACTACCTATACGcattaaataaaaaaggtgAAATACTAATCATACCTATAGGGACTCCCGGTCTAATTGCCTCCAAACTATCGTCAAGAAGGTCAAGGCTATTACCATGGAAGATTAGGCATAAGTATGATTGGAAGCTGCCAACAGGTCAAGTTTTCAATGGTAGAAAGGGAGAGAATCGTGTGGTGCAGTTTGACACCGGTAGCCACCACCTGGTCCTATTATCCAATTTAGGCAAGGCCTATTCATGTGCCACGGGGGATGATGGAAAACAAGCTCAAGTATCGAGAGGACAATTTGGTATACCGACGTTTTCACAGTTTGATGAGTTCCCACCGAATAATAAACTATTCGAAATCGAATTATTGAATAAATTTAAACATGAAGGAGACCACACCATtcacagaagaaaaatcgAGAGGATTGCGTGTGGATCCTACCATACGCTAGCACTAGACGGCGACGGTGAACTTTATGCGTTTGGTTGGAACAGGTTTGGCCAGTTGGCGTTGCCCATATCATACAATTTGGAGTACGTTTCTTTCCCCAGGTCGGTAACGCATGCATTCAGACCGCACTTCCCAGGGATGACGGACTGGAAGTGTGTGGATATGCATTGTGATGACGAGACGTCGTTTGTGACCATTTTCAGGCCCGGTCTAACGCCAGaccatcattattttgcATTCGGCAATGGACTTTTCGGTGAACTCGGTAATAacactttcaaaaactcaCAGTGTGAGCCAGTAAAAATTAAATTGGATGACAAGAGACTCATTAATTGGAGTTGCGGCTCGCACTGTGTGTTTGGTGAAACAGATCATCACCATGAAGTGGTTGTCTGGGGTAATAACGACCACGGCCAACTGGGTATaggaaagaaaaccatGAAATGTGCCAGGCCAATGAACATCCCTGATGTTTTGAAGCCGGGACAAGATACCACAGATTTGGACTCGATTTATAACAGCAAGTTCCAGCTAAGAAAGGGACAACGTGTCGTCACGAATGGTAGTAAGAGTTGTATATACTGGCAGACTTGATTAGGAAAGATAAAAGGgaaggaagaaaacgaGGTTCACACAATCTTTGCCGACCCTTAATAATTATGcatgtatatatgataTGTTTATTTATAA
This genomic window from Saccharomyces kudriavzevii IFO 1802 strain IFO1802 genome assembly, chromosome: 12 contains:
- the MEF1 gene encoding Mef1p (similar to Saccharomyces cerevisiae MEF1 (YLR069C); ancestral locus Anc_8.18), encoding MSVQTMMWVPRTTFRGTIPFFANSKLYSGVSRRSFHVSSLARSTYEEEKALVDEIQQQLTVTDIERCKKLRNIGISAHIDSGKTTFTERVLYYTKRIKAIHEVRGRDNVGAKMDSMDLEREKGITIQSAATYCSWDKEGKNYHFNLIDTPGHIDFTIEVERALRVLDGAVLVVCAVSGVQSQTVTVDRQMRRYNVPRVTFINKMDRMGSDPFRAIEQLNSKLRIPAAAVQIPIGSESTLSGVVDLINKEALYNKGDNGEIVEKGPVPEELKPLMEEKRQLLIETLADVDDEMAEMFLEEMEPTVQQIKDAIRRATIARSFTPVLMGSALANTGIQFVLDAIVDYLPNPSEVLNTALDLNDNEAKVNLVPAAQQPFVALAFKLEEGKYGQLTYFRVYQGRLKKGNYITNVKTGKKVKVARLVRMHSNEMEDVDEVGSGEICATFGIDCASGDTFTDGSVQYSMSSMYVPDAVVSLSITPNSKDASNFSKALNRFQKEDPTFRVKFDPESKETIISGMGELHLEIYVERMRREYNADCVTGKPQVSYRESITIPADFDYTHKKQSGGAGQYGRVIGTLSPVEDITKGNIFETAIVGGRIPDKYLAACGKGFEEVCEKGPLIGHRVLNVKMLINDGAIHAVDSNELSFKTATMSAFRDAFFRAQPVIMEPIMNVSVTSPNEFQGNVIGLLNKLQAVIQDTENGHDEFTLKAECALSTMFGFATSLRASTQGKGEFSLEFSHYAATAPHVQKELISEFQKKQAKK
- the RGR1 gene encoding Rgr1p (similar to Saccharomyces cerevisiae RGR1 (YLR071C); ancestral locus Anc_8.15), translated to MTTTIGSPQMLANEERLSNEMHGLKNRSEQNGQDQQVPVRNTQLHSPSATVPEMTATQKESLEVVPTNSRATATTSTSQPTLPHVEINQVSLALVIRNLTVYTMKELAQYMKTNVHTQMNEPNSAKKIRFLQLIIFLRTQFLKLYVLVKWTRTIKQNNFHVLIDLLNWFRLTNMNVNSCIWALKSSLNSMTNAKLPNVDLVTALEVLSLGRPNLPTHNFKLSGGSDSMDMMDGMARVPLGLILQRLKDLNLTVSIKIALMSIPKPLNSYHIKNGRIYFVVTNEFEIQLSTVNRQSPLFFVDLKLLFNTEAEQSVSTATEANSPCGNSGSNDERSVSNGNSLPLNKPRLEKLINEILLKSNDPLSSLYNFLHKYVLTLQLYMVHREFLKLASGGKFSKSNLIHNYDSKKSIITVRYWLNGKMDSKGKITIGIQKTTESLILKWDNRSALRAKNMPVIYNNIVSNIEGILDEIMFNHARIIRSELLARGIFQEDEENPDVLLFQLPTTCVSMAPIQLKIDLLSGQFYFRNPTPLLLSYASKINRAESPEELARILQQLKLDKITHVLTTMFENTGWSCSKIIKINKPIGTQVKINSDKIVKKESNDDVVDNNNSNGDFSLLLQRDLFIRLPHWPLNWYLILSITSSKTSCIVEKRIGKIVSQRGKWNLNYLDNSNVITVKLESITYQKIMILQKSILNRIINHMLIDSLNQLKIHNKIYSSEMINEQKLPQYIIQGGNTNDNISIITLELESFLEGSKALNSILESSMFLRIDYSNSQIRLYAKFKRNTMMIQCQIDKLYIHFVQQEPLAFYLEENFTNLGIIVQYLTKFRQKLMQLVVLTDVVERLHKNFESENFKIIALQPNEISFKYLSNNDEDDKDCTIKILTNDDSIKSLTVQLSPSNPQHIIQPFLDNSKMDYHFIFSYLQFTSSLFKSLKVILNERGGKYHPGGSQYSTLVNIGLHNLNEYQIVYYNPQAGTKITICIELKTVLHNGRDKIQFHIHFADVAHITTKSPAYPMMHQVRNQVFMLDTKRLGSAESAKPVLGSHAIRLGNGVACDPSEIESILMEIHNILKVDSNSSSS